DNA sequence from the Aliidongia dinghuensis genome:
GCCGGGGCACATGTCCCCCCCAAGGTACTCGAGGCACAGGGGGCGAAGGGTAACTCCCGGCAGGCCGGCCCGTACCGATCAGTCTATCGTTACGACCAACCAATCGACGCGATGAAAGGTACAGGGGGCGATAAGGCTAGGAGGTCGGGTGCTGCCGTCGGCCGCGCGTGCTCGCGCACCAGAGCCATGGCCGCGAGAGCCAATGCGATATCTGGCCCTGCAAAATTTGGACTCTTAGGGACGAGCCCAGTCGTTTAAACCTCAGGTGAGTCTTCGGGCGGTGCACTCATTTGCCGCCGTCGGCTCGCGTGATGAAGCCACATTGTCTTGTCGAGGTCGGCCTCGGGTCGGCGCGCACCCATGTGGAGGACGCTATGATGCGGCAATATTTCCGTCTCGCTTTCCTGACCGCCGCCGGTCTCATGATCACGGCCGCAGCCCCGGCGCAGGGCATTCCGGGCATTAGTGGCGGCACTTCGTCAGTGCCCGGCATAGGGAACCAGCTGCCGGGCGGCGCGTCGGGACTCCTTGGGCAGGTATTGCCCAATGTGTCCTCAGCCGGCACGGCCAATACGACCGGCGTCTTGAGCTACTGCGTGCAGAACAACTACCTGCAGGGCAACTCCGCGAGTTCCATCCTGAGTAGCCTCAGCGGCAAGAGCGGGGTCCAGTCTTCGAGCGCGTTTACGGCCGGGCAGCAAGGCCAGCTCGACACTGGCAACGGTAACACGTTCTCGATGAGCGGACTGCAGGATCAGGCCAAGTCGAAGCTGTGCAACATGGTCCTGCAGCACGCGCAATCGATGCTGTGAGTATGGTCGTCTTGCCGCGCCTCGTCCGCCCGCGCTTCCGTCGCCGCCGATGAGGCCGGGAAGCGCGCCGTATTGCGGGGGACATATTTGGCAAACGCTTTTATGTCCGCTCACGTGCGAACAACGCGGGAACGCTCGCTGTCGGATTTCTGCCAATCTGCCAGCGTGTTCCTGCGCTGTTCTGCATGTCGATAGCTCTGCGGCAAAAACGTCCGCAGCCTAACTCGTTGAAATATAAGGGAGAGGATGGTGCTGTTGGAGAGGATTGAACTCTCGACCTCTCCCTTACCAAGGGAGTGCTCTACCACTGAGCTACAACAGCATGCCGTTCGAGGGCCGCGCGAAGGGCCGGGGCGGGATCGCCCGTTCGAAGCGGCGCGGACCATGCCACAGGGGCGATCCCCTTGCAAGCCGCGCGACTCTGGAGCGCCATGCAGGCTCGGCATGTGTCGGCCGCTGAAAAAAGCGCTAGGAGCGGGCGATTCGGCAGCAGGCCGGGACGGCCGGCCGTGACCCAAGTATTCATTTCTCGCAGCCTGCTGGTAGAATCAGATGGCGACGGCGAGGATGGGGCATGGCGGACAAGGAACAAGCGAAGCCGGAAACCGAGTTGAGCGAGGCCGGCAAGGCGCGGCGTGCAGCGGAAGAAGAACGGTTGGCGGCAGCGCTCCGGGCCAATCTCGCGCGGCGCAAGCAGCAGACGCGCGCCCGCGCCGCGGATGAGGCCCCGGATCAAGAAGGCGACAACGATGGCGGGAGTGGTCAGGAATAGCCGCGCTGCCCACCCGCGCGGGCGCGATTTTCCCTTTGCAACGCACACGCAAACGCGCGATGCCTGATTCCGGGAGCCGGAACGGTATCGGCTGGCGCAGGTCCTGGCGGCGTGCGGGCTCTTTGGCGAGTGGTGAATGGACAAGATTCGGATTCGGGGTGGTGTCGCACTTCACGGGGTCATTCCGATCGGCGGTTCGAAAAATGCCGCCCTGCCGCTGATGGCGGCGAGCCTGCTGTCCGCCGAACCGCTGGTGCTCTGCAATCTGCCGCATCTGGCCGACGTCACCTCGATGGCGAATCTCCTGAACCAGCATGGCGTGGAGATGAGCCTGGCCGAGGACCTGGGGCGCGGCGCCAACGGCGGCCATTGCTTGAGGCTCGACGCCAGCCGCATCACCTCGACCGAGGCGCCCTACGACCTGGTGCGCAAGATGCGCGCGTCGGTGCTGGTGCTGGGGCCGCTCCTGGCACGCTGCGGCGAGGCGCGGGTCTCCCTGCCCGGCGGCTGCGCCATCGGGGCGCGGCCGGTCGATCTCCATATCAAGGGCCTGCAGCAACTGGGCGCCGAGATCGAGATCGAGCAGGGCTATATCCATGCGACCGCACCCCGGGGCTTGAAGGGCGCCGAGGTCGTGCTGCCCATCCCCTCGGTCGGCGCCACGGAAAACCTGCTGATGGCGGCGAGCCTCGCCGAGGGCGAGACCGTGCTGGTCAATGTCGCGCGCGAGCCCGAGATCGTCGATCTCGCGCAATGCCTCGTCGCCATGGGCGCCGAGGTCGCGGGTGCCGGCACCGACCGGATCACGATCAAGGGTCGCGAGCGGCTCAACGGGGCGACCCATCGGGTGATCGCCGACCGGATCGAGACGGGCACCTATATGATGGCGGCCGCCATTACCGGCGGGGAGGTGCTGCTGACCGGGACGAGCCTCAAGCTGCTCGCCGCCGTAGGCCAGGTGCTGGGGGCGGCCGGTATCGAGGTGAGCGAGGTCGAGAACGGCATCCGGGTCAAGGGCGCCAACGGCGACGGCCGGCCCGTGATCCAAGGGGTCGACGTCATGACCGAGCCGTTCCCGGGTTTCCCGACCGATCTGCAGGCGCAGATGATGGCGCTCATGTGCATCGCGGACGGGGCGGCCATGATCACCGAGACGATCTTCGAGAACCGCTTCATGCACGTGCCGGAACTGTGCCGCATGGGCGCCAACATCAACATCCACGGCGCCTCCGCCATGGTGCGCGGCGTCAAGCGCCTGACCGGCGCCCCGGTCATGGCGACGGATCTGCGCGCCTCGGTCTCGCTCGTGCTGGCGGGGCTTGCGGCCGAGGGCGAAACCATCGTCAATCGCGTCTATCATCTGGATCGGGGCTATGAGCGGCTCGAATCGAAGCTGGCCGCCTGCGGCGCCCAGATCGAGCGCATCCGGACAAGCTAGGAGGCAGGGACGTTTCGATGAAGCTGAAGGCGGTCGACAAGGAAGACATGACGGTCATCGCCGCGAGCCTGCAGGACGCGCTCGTGCTGATCGACGACATCGCCTATTTCCCCGAGGACGAGCAGTTCGTGTTCGTCGCCAATCGGTATCAGTGGGAGACCGACAAAGCGGGTGCCAAAGAACATGCCCGCACCACGACCGGCGTCACCTTTTCCAAGGTCACGGCGGTCCGGCGCAAGGGCGTCGATCGGCGCGACGGCGACGGCATGCTGTCGCTGCTCACCATCGAAGTCCTGCCCGGAGCCTTGCAGCTGACGTTTTCCGGGGGTGCGGCCATCCGTCTGGAAGTGTCGGGGATCCTGTGTCATCTACAGGATGTCGGCGAGCCCTGGCCGACCCGGTGGCGACCCGACCACGCTTCTGCGTAAGGTGGGGCGTTTGCGCAAGGTAGGTGTGCCGGGCGCTGGAGCGCGTCGCGCCGAAATGCCCGGGTCGCGGCGTGTAGGGCTGGGACGTGTAGGAGGAGAGGTAATTCGTGCGAGGTAACGAGGCGCTGGTCCTGGCGCTGCCCAAGGGACGCATCCTGCAGCAGGTAGTGCCATTGCTCGCCCGGACCGGCATCGAGATCGAGCCGGAATTCGACAACGAGCATTCGCGCCAGCTCCGCTTCAAGACGAACATCCCCAACCTCGACGTCATCCGGGTGCGCAACTTCGACGTTGCGACCTTCGTCGCGTTCGGTGCGGCCCATCTCGGCATCGCCGGTAACGACGTGCTGATGGAATTCTCCTACCCCGAGATCTACGCGCCGCTCGATCTCAAGGTCGGCCATTGTCACATGGCGGTGGCCGGGCCGCCAGGCCTGCTGGCAGCCGACGAGCCGACGCGCTGGAGCCATGTGCGCGTCGCGACCAAATATCCCGAGATCACCAAGCGCTATTTCGCCCAGCGCGGCGTTCAGGCGGAATGCATCAAGCTGAACGGTGCCATGGAACTGGCGCCGCTCCTCGGTCTTTGCAGACGTATCGTCGATCTCGTGCAGACCGGCTCGACCTTGAAGGCGAACGGGCTGGTCGAGATCGAGCGGATCGCCGAGATTTCGTCGCGCCTCATCGTCAACCGCCCGGCCCTGAAGACGCGGCCGGACGAGGTCGGCGACTGGATCCGGCGGTTCGAGGAGGCGGTGAACCATGCCGCTTGAGGAAGAGTTGAAGCAGAGCGCGCCGCGCCGCCTGGTCGCAACCGACCCCGGTTTCGCGTCAGCCTTCGCACGCCTGGTCGAGGAGAGCCGAGAGACTGCGGCCGAGGTCGACCAGACTGTGGCCGAGATCCTGGCGACGGTGCGCCGCGAAGGCGACGTGGCACTCGTCGACTATACGCGCCGCCTCGACCGCTTTCCGGCGACGATCGAGAGCCTGCGGATCAGCGCCGCCGAGATCGACGAGGCCGTGGCGTCGATCCCGGCGTCAACGCGCGAGGCCTTGGAACTCGCGGCCGAACGCATCTCCGCGTTCCATCGCAGCCAGATGCCGGACGACCACGATACGCGCGATGCCGCCGGTGTCCGGCTTGGCTGGCGCTGGCGGCCGATCGAGGCGGTCGGGCTTTATGTGCCGGGCGGCACGGCATCCTATCCGAGCTCCGTGCTGATGAACGCGTTGCCGGCCAAGGTCGCGGGCGTCGATCGCCTGGTCATGGTCGTGCCGACGCCGGACGGCATCGTCAATCCGCTGGTGCTGGCGGCGGCGCGGCTCGCCGGCGTTGACGAGCTCTATCGTATCGGCGGCGCCCAGGCGGTGGCGGCGCTCGCCTACGGCACCGAGACGATCCGGCCGGTCGACAAGATCGTCGGGCCCGGCAACGCCTATGTCGCGGCCGCCAAGCGCCAGGTGTTCGGCACGGTCGGCATCGACACGATCGCGGGTCCGTCCGAGATCCTGGTCGTGGCCGACGGCCAGAACGATCCGGCCTGGATCGCGGCCGACCTCCTGTCCCAGGCCGAGCACGATCGGGTCGCCCAGAGCATTCTCATCACCGACGATACGGCCTTCGCCGATGCTGTCGTGGCTGCCGCCGCCGATCATCTGTCGCGCCTGCCGCGGCGCGCCATCGCGGCCGAGAGCTGGGAGCACCACGGCGCCATCATCATCGTGCCGTCGCTGGGCGATGCCGTGCCGCTGGTCGACCGGATCGCACCCGAGCATCTGGAGCTGGCCGTCGCCGATCCCGACAGCCTGATGGCCCATGTGCGCAATGCGGGCGCCGTGTTCCTCGGCCGCCATACGCCCGAGGCGATCGGCGATTATGTCGCCGGGCCGAACCATGTCCTGCCGACCTCGCGTGCGGCGCGCTTCGCCTCGGGTCTCGGCGTCAACGACTTCGTGAAGCGGACGACCTATGTCGGCTGCGATCCGGCGAGCCTTGCTGCGATCGGGCCGGCGGCCTGCGTGCTGGCCGAGGCGGAGGGCCTGGGCGCCCACGCCCTGTCGGTCGCGATTCGACTCAAAGGCAAGGATTGACGGCGATGAACGGCGAAGCATCATCCTCCGCTTCGCCGTCCACGGCGACCATCGTCGATCTCACGCTCGACGAGCGCACGGTCATCCGCCGCAATGCCGACATCGAGCATGAGCGCGCGGTCGCAATCTTCGACCTGCTCGAGGAGAACCATTTCTGCCTGGTCAATCAGCCGGATGTCGGGCCGTTTCACCTCCGCCTTTCGCTCGAGGAAAACCGCCTGCTGTTCGATATCGAGACGGCGGGCCGCGAGCCCATTGATCGCGTGACCCTGCCGCTCGCGAGCCTCCGCCGGATCGTGAAGGATTATTTCCTGGTCTGCGAGAGCTACTACGCCGCGATCAAGCACTCGACGCCGTCGCAGATCGAGGCGATCGACATGGGGCGCCGCGGCCTGCACAACGAGGGGTCGGAGGTGCTGCGCGAGCGGCTTGCCGACAAGGTCGAGATCGATCTGCCGACCGCCCGACGGCTCTTCACGCTCATCTGCGTCCTGCATATCCGCGGGTAGGCCGCGCACCATGGCCGCGCTGCCCTCTGCCGTTCTCTTCGCCTGCTCGATGAACTCGGTCCGCTCACCCATGGCGGAGGCGATCATGAAGCATCTGCACGGCCATCGGGTCTATGTCGATTCGGTCGGCGCGCGTCCCGGCGACCATGACCCGTTCGTCGATATCGTCATGGACGAGATCGGCATCGACATGAGCAAGCACCGGGTGAAGACGTTCGACCAGCTCGACGATGACTATTTCGACATCATCGTGACGCTCTCGCCGGAGGCGCACCACAAGGCGCTGGAGATGACCCGCACCATGGCGTGCGACGTCGAATTCTGGCCGACGCTCGACGCGACGGCGGTCGACGGCAGCCGGGATGCCCGGCTCGATGCCTATCGCGCGGTGCGCGATACACTTCTCAGGCGCATTTCGGAACGGTTCAGCCGCCCACCGGTTGCCGACGTCTGAGCGGCGTCGGATTTGACCTCTTCGACTGAATCATTCTTACCGCTTCGTTAAGCGGTTCGGCCCAGGTTCGACGGAAGCCCCGGACTTCTCGGGCGCTGCCGCCATCGATGGGACTCTTCCCGTGAAGCCACGCCTGCGAAATCTTGCCGAACGGCTTTCGCTGCAATTGGGCGTGGCGATCCTTGTCATCGTCGTCTGCCTGTGCCTCATCGGCATAGAGGGGGCTGACATCTGGAGCGCGCGGCGGGTAACGCTCGACCACGGGCTCGAGAACACGCGCAATCTCGCGGGCGCCATCGCCCAGCATGCCGAGGACACATTCCGCAATACCGACGGCGCGATGGTCGGCCTGATCGATCGCATCGAGTCGACCGGAACGGGGCCCGAGGCCCTCCTCGGTCTGGGGCGCATCATCGGCGTCCGGGTCGCGATGATGCCGCAGCTGAAGGCACTGGGCGTGCTCGATGCGGACGGCAAGGCGGTCGTGACCTCGCTGCCCGAGCCCGTCGCGGCCAACTATGCCGACCGGGACTATTTCATTTTCCATCGCACCCATCCCGATCGCGCGCTGCGCATCGGCAAGCCGGTCCAAAGCAAGACCAAGGGGGAATGGGTCATACCGGTCACACGCCGGTTCGACCATGCCGACGGCAGCTTCGCCGGCGTCGTGCTGGCTACCGTCGACATGGCGTATTTCCAGCGCTTCTACGACAGGTTCCAGATCGGTGAGCACGGCGTGATCCTGCTGGCCTCGGCCGACGGCTTCCAACTGGTCCGCCGGCCGTTCGATCCGGCGAACGTCGGTAAGGACATGAGGCACGGCGTGCTCTTCCATGACCTCTTGCCCTCGGGTGCCGCGGCCTCTGCCGAGATACGCTCGTCGACCGACGGGACCAAGCGGCTCGCCAGCTATCGCCGGCTCGACGCGTATCCGCTGGTCGCGTCGGTGGCGCTCGCCAAGGAAGACGTGCTCGCGGTCTGGCGCGAGGACACGGCGAGCCACGCGATCGGCGTCGGGATGCTGGTGACGGCGCTGGCGGCACTGGGATTCCGCCTGTCGCGCCAGATCGCGCTGCGCATGACGATGCAGCAGGCGGCCCAGCAGGCGACCGCGGCGGCGGCAGTCGCAACCACCGCGCTGTCGGAGACCCAGGCGCGGCTGCAGGCGATCCTCGACAATGCGCCGGTCGCGATCAGCCTCAAGGACCGGCAGCATCGCTATCTCCTGGTGAACCGGCAGTACGAGGCGTGGTTCGCGATCACGCGGGCCCAGCAGGTCGGCCGGACGCTTGCCGAATCCCATTCGGACCCGGCGTTCGTGCGTTTGATCGAAGAGATCGACGAGCAGGTGCTGACGACCGGGCTCCCGCGGACCTCCGAAATCTACGAAGAGAACCCGGGCCAGCCGCCGCGCTGGTTCCTGGTCACCAAATTCCCGGTTCGGGATCCCGATGGGACGATCATCGGCCTCGGCACGGTGAATATCGACATCTCGGAGCGCCATCACGCGGCGGAAGCGCTGCGGGCGGCGAAGGAGGCCGCCGAGGAGGCGAACCGCGCCAAGTCGGATTTCCTCGCCAGCATGAGCCATGAAATCCGCACGCCGATGAACGGCATCATCGGTTTCGCCGACCTGCTGCTTGCCGGCGGGCTCGAGGGCGAGCAGCAGCGCCGCGCGACGCTCATCAAGGATTCCGCGAAGTCGCTGCTCGCCATCCTCAACGACATCCTCGATCTCTCGAAGATCGAGGCCGGCCGGCTCGAACTCGAAACCATCGCGGTCAGCCTGCCGGGCGTGGTCGATGGCGCCGCGTCGATCGTGCGGACCGAGGCGACGGCAAACGGCCTCGATCTGCACACCGAAATCGAGGGGGATCTGCCGGACTGGATCATGGGCGATCCGACGCGGCTCAGGCAGATCCTGCTCAATTTGCTGAGCAATGCCGTGAAGTTCACGCCGAGCGGCGGCATTACCGTGTCGGTGATGCTCGATGACACGGCCCCGCGCACGGGGCTCCGCTTCGCGGTCACCGACACCGGCATCGGCATTCCGGCGGACCGGCAGCATGTGCTGTTCCAGAACTTCTCCCAGATCGACCGCTCGGTCACCCGGCGGTTCGGGGGCACCGGGCTCGGGCTTGCCATCTGCAAGCGCCTGGTCGAGGCGATGGGCGGGTCGATCGGCGTCGAGAGCGAGGAGGGCAGGGGCAGCACCTTCTGGTTCACGATCCCGCTCGTCGTTGCCGACGCGCCGGCCTTCATCTCGCAGACGCCGGCACCGGCGGGCTCGCATGCCCGCGTCCTCGTCGTCGACGATCTCCTCATGAACCAGCTCGTCGTCGAAGGCCTCCTGACCATGGCCGGGCACGACGCGGTCACCGTGGACAATGGTGCCGCCGCGGTCGAGGCGGTGCAGGCTCAGCCGTTCGACCTCGTGCTGATGGACATGGAAATGCCGATCATGGACGGGATCACCGCGACCAAGGCGATCCGCCGCCTGCCGGCGCCGCTTTCGAGCATCCCGGTCGTCGCTCTGACCGCAAACGCCATGCCGGTCGAAGTCGCGCGCTGCCGGGCCGCGGGCATGAACGACCATCTGACGAAGCCGGTCGACCAGGAAGCACTGCTGGCGGCGGTCGACCGCTGGGCCGCCGCCTTCAGGTCCGGGCGCCCGTCGTAACCTGCGCCGTCGTGACCCGCGCCGCGGCGGCCTCGAAATGGCCGACCGCCAGCTCGAACTTGTCGCGGCAGCCAGGATTGCAGAAGCCAACGACCCGGCCCTGGTAGAGCGTCAGCGCATCCGCGCTGACCGGCTTGCCGGACCAGGGGCAGGTCTCGTTGATGCAGTCGGCGATATCCAGCATGGGCAGCCT
Encoded proteins:
- a CDS encoding DUF2501 domain-containing protein, yielding MMRQYFRLAFLTAAGLMITAAAPAQGIPGISGGTSSVPGIGNQLPGGASGLLGQVLPNVSSAGTANTTGVLSYCVQNNYLQGNSASSILSSLSGKSGVQSSSAFTAGQQGQLDTGNGNTFSMSGLQDQAKSKLCNMVLQHAQSML
- the murA gene encoding UDP-N-acetylglucosamine 1-carboxyvinyltransferase, with the translated sequence MDKIRIRGGVALHGVIPIGGSKNAALPLMAASLLSAEPLVLCNLPHLADVTSMANLLNQHGVEMSLAEDLGRGANGGHCLRLDASRITSTEAPYDLVRKMRASVLVLGPLLARCGEARVSLPGGCAIGARPVDLHIKGLQQLGAEIEIEQGYIHATAPRGLKGAEVVLPIPSVGATENLLMAASLAEGETVLVNVAREPEIVDLAQCLVAMGAEVAGAGTDRITIKGRERLNGATHRVIADRIETGTYMMAAAITGGEVLLTGTSLKLLAAVGQVLGAAGIEVSEVENGIRVKGANGDGRPVIQGVDVMTEPFPGFPTDLQAQMMALMCIADGAAMITETIFENRFMHVPELCRMGANINIHGASAMVRGVKRLTGAPVMATDLRASVSLVLAGLAAEGETIVNRVYHLDRGYERLESKLAACGAQIERIRTS
- a CDS encoding DUF2948 family protein, with the protein product MKLKAVDKEDMTVIAASLQDALVLIDDIAYFPEDEQFVFVANRYQWETDKAGAKEHARTTTGVTFSKVTAVRRKGVDRRDGDGMLSLLTIEVLPGALQLTFSGGAAIRLEVSGILCHLQDVGEPWPTRWRPDHASA
- the hisG gene encoding ATP phosphoribosyltransferase yields the protein MRGNEALVLALPKGRILQQVVPLLARTGIEIEPEFDNEHSRQLRFKTNIPNLDVIRVRNFDVATFVAFGAAHLGIAGNDVLMEFSYPEIYAPLDLKVGHCHMAVAGPPGLLAADEPTRWSHVRVATKYPEITKRYFAQRGVQAECIKLNGAMELAPLLGLCRRIVDLVQTGSTLKANGLVEIERIAEISSRLIVNRPALKTRPDEVGDWIRRFEEAVNHAA
- the hisD gene encoding histidinol dehydrogenase; translated protein: MPLEEELKQSAPRRLVATDPGFASAFARLVEESRETAAEVDQTVAEILATVRREGDVALVDYTRRLDRFPATIESLRISAAEIDEAVASIPASTREALELAAERISAFHRSQMPDDHDTRDAAGVRLGWRWRPIEAVGLYVPGGTASYPSSVLMNALPAKVAGVDRLVMVVPTPDGIVNPLVLAAARLAGVDELYRIGGAQAVAALAYGTETIRPVDKIVGPGNAYVAAAKRQVFGTVGIDTIAGPSEILVVADGQNDPAWIAADLLSQAEHDRVAQSILITDDTAFADAVVAAAADHLSRLPRRAIAAESWEHHGAIIIVPSLGDAVPLVDRIAPEHLELAVADPDSLMAHVRNAGAVFLGRHTPEAIGDYVAGPNHVLPTSRAARFASGLGVNDFVKRTTYVGCDPASLAAIGPAACVLAEAEGLGAHALSVAIRLKGKD
- a CDS encoding UPF0262 family protein, with translation MNGEASSSASPSTATIVDLTLDERTVIRRNADIEHERAVAIFDLLEENHFCLVNQPDVGPFHLRLSLEENRLLFDIETAGREPIDRVTLPLASLRRIVKDYFLVCESYYAAIKHSTPSQIEAIDMGRRGLHNEGSEVLRERLADKVEIDLPTARRLFTLICVLHIRG
- a CDS encoding arsenate-mycothiol transferase ArsC, producing the protein MAALPSAVLFACSMNSVRSPMAEAIMKHLHGHRVYVDSVGARPGDHDPFVDIVMDEIGIDMSKHRVKTFDQLDDDYFDIIVTLSPEAHHKALEMTRTMACDVEFWPTLDATAVDGSRDARLDAYRAVRDTLLRRISERFSRPPVADV
- a CDS encoding ATP-binding protein; the encoded protein is MKPRLRNLAERLSLQLGVAILVIVVCLCLIGIEGADIWSARRVTLDHGLENTRNLAGAIAQHAEDTFRNTDGAMVGLIDRIESTGTGPEALLGLGRIIGVRVAMMPQLKALGVLDADGKAVVTSLPEPVAANYADRDYFIFHRTHPDRALRIGKPVQSKTKGEWVIPVTRRFDHADGSFAGVVLATVDMAYFQRFYDRFQIGEHGVILLASADGFQLVRRPFDPANVGKDMRHGVLFHDLLPSGAAASAEIRSSTDGTKRLASYRRLDAYPLVASVALAKEDVLAVWREDTASHAIGVGMLVTALAALGFRLSRQIALRMTMQQAAQQATAAAAVATTALSETQARLQAILDNAPVAISLKDRQHRYLLVNRQYEAWFAITRAQQVGRTLAESHSDPAFVRLIEEIDEQVLTTGLPRTSEIYEENPGQPPRWFLVTKFPVRDPDGTIIGLGTVNIDISERHHAAEALRAAKEAAEEANRAKSDFLASMSHEIRTPMNGIIGFADLLLAGGLEGEQQRRATLIKDSAKSLLAILNDILDLSKIEAGRLELETIAVSLPGVVDGAASIVRTEATANGLDLHTEIEGDLPDWIMGDPTRLRQILLNLLSNAVKFTPSGGITVSVMLDDTAPRTGLRFAVTDTGIGIPADRQHVLFQNFSQIDRSVTRRFGGTGLGLAICKRLVEAMGGSIGVESEEGRGSTFWFTIPLVVADAPAFISQTPAPAGSHARVLVVDDLLMNQLVVEGLLTMAGHDAVTVDNGAAAVEAVQAQPFDLVLMDMEMPIMDGITATKAIRRLPAPLSSIPVVALTANAMPVEVARCRAAGMNDHLTKPVDQEALLAAVDRWAAAFRSGRPS
- a CDS encoding eL24 family ribosomal protein, coding for MLDIADCINETCPWSGKPVSADALTLYQGRVVGFCNPGCRDKFELAVGHFEAAAARVTTAQVTTGART